In Massilia antarctica, the following are encoded in one genomic region:
- a CDS encoding DUF4291 domain-containing protein, translating into MSASDTPLRQIRAVYDDATIRVYQAYSTPIADAALAAGTFVSPPFKMERMTWIKPSFLWMMYRAGWGFKDAGQQRILAIDISREGFAWALEHGCLSHAEGEGKAAPVVNKDLFPVRIQWDPERDLHLHKLPYRSIQIGLSKGAVNLYTTQWIRRITDVTPLAHEIHALVQAGRVDEARDRLPVERAFHCALAPASLSNQT; encoded by the coding sequence GTGAGCGCCTCGGACACGCCGCTGCGTCAAATCCGCGCCGTGTATGACGACGCGACCATCCGCGTTTATCAGGCGTATTCCACCCCGATCGCCGATGCCGCGCTGGCTGCCGGGACCTTTGTCTCGCCGCCGTTCAAGATGGAGCGCATGACCTGGATCAAGCCCTCCTTTCTATGGATGATGTACCGCGCGGGGTGGGGCTTCAAGGATGCGGGGCAGCAGCGTATCCTGGCGATCGACATCAGCCGCGAAGGCTTTGCATGGGCACTGGAACACGGCTGCCTGAGCCATGCGGAAGGGGAGGGCAAGGCTGCCCCCGTGGTCAACAAGGATTTGTTCCCGGTACGCATACAGTGGGATCCAGAACGCGACCTGCATTTGCACAAGCTGCCGTACAGGTCGATCCAGATCGGATTGAGCAAAGGGGCGGTGAACCTGTACACAACACAATGGATTCGCCGCATCACCGACGTGACGCCACTTGCGCATGAAATTCATGCGCTGGTGCAGGCGGGACGGGTCGATGAGGCGCGTGACAGGCTGCCGGTGGAGCGTGCTTTCCATTGCGCCCTGGCCCCTGCTTCCCTAAGTAATCAGACTTAA
- a CDS encoding YaiI/YqxD family protein → MQIWVDADACPVVIKDILYRVAERLQLNVTLVANQLMRVPPSRFVRAVQVPAGADVADAEIVRLLAPGDLVVTGDIPLAADVLLKGGFALNPRGEFYTNDNIAQMLTMRTFMDELRGSGVDTGGPAPFGQADRQNFANQLDRHLARHAKRP, encoded by the coding sequence ATGCAAATCTGGGTCGATGCCGATGCCTGTCCGGTCGTCATCAAGGACATCCTGTACCGCGTGGCCGAGCGCCTGCAATTGAACGTGACCCTGGTCGCCAACCAGCTGATGCGGGTGCCGCCGTCGCGCTTCGTGCGCGCGGTGCAGGTGCCGGCTGGCGCCGACGTGGCCGATGCCGAAATCGTGCGCCTGCTGGCCCCGGGCGACCTGGTGGTCACGGGCGACATTCCGCTGGCGGCCGACGTACTCCTTAAAGGCGGCTTCGCGCTCAATCCGCGCGGCGAGTTCTACACCAACGACAACATCGCCCAGATGCTCACCATGCGCACCTTCATGGATGAATTGCGCGGCAGCGGAGTCGACACGGGTGGCCCGGCGCCCTTCGGCCAGGCCGACCGCCAGAACTTCGCCAACCAGCTCGACCGTCACCTTGCCCGCCACGCCAAACGCCCCTGA